A section of the Mesorhizobium loti genome encodes:
- a CDS encoding autotransporter outer membrane beta-barrel domain-containing protein — protein sequence MRHFEIQLPNGRSEHVDGVISLSRQRPQQIRPWFISLLATTAFVLLPGSAAFAACVLVPSAGNTTFTCDSGDSGGSLTDTSGDNTLTFPAGGTGQVSGNVTFGPGMDRINMQSGIITGTVDQGDGTDFLTIGGGTVTGNVQQGAGIDDFNMSGGQIGSLNQGDGLDTFTMTGGRIVDFFDDGDRAVMTGGRIGRVNMKLDKNYFNMSGGTIDRNLVTGFDQDTIILSGGTIGGNISVSGGNDSVTITGGTVGGDVLMSFGSDNFVWNGGGIIYGAVDLGADNDTAKLSNLTNANLGGTDAINGGLGTDTLTFDNVKLEGIARVQNWESIDASNDTQLMLDGNLVLGDSGTGTGSLSVDAASTLYGGGFNSTIQAFTAGQLAEVTNAGRIDLTNGTTGATDRLTISGNYVGAGGVLLVQTELGDDSSASDRLVLSGGTASGSTGISVVNVGGAGAATTQDGIMLVQAINGATSGASTFALDGPVAAGAFEYYLFKGGVSAGSDENWYLRSTLITPTSPAAAPPTLEPSPPVEPVPPAAEPPPPPPSELPPTPPPSEGDINNPPVDPTPPVQTSDPQPEPPPPPPPAPPADPPPPPPVVPTAVPDLPVPAVGQEIVLYRIEVPVYSALPPVAEHLAMTTLGTFHERRGEQSLLSDTELSPVWGRIHGQDAKMGWSGTVSPSFDGTLFGLQAGFDVFGRDTASGGIDRAGLFVAYASMKGDVRGQALGWNDLSVGSLDVTGTSVGGYWTRIGQGGWYLDGVLMATFFGGNATSSRDIGIDIGGTGVTASLEGGYPIALAQGWTLEPQAQLVWQHLSLDDTNDRFSSVSFGTDESVSGRLGARLQGETTINGMALQPYLKANIWHDFGGTDRVSFDTTDITTEGRSTSLEFGGGVVAKVTDKVSIFATGDYTTNLGGAKRRILDGNLGISVKW from the coding sequence ATGCGGCATTTTGAAATACAGCTTCCGAATGGTCGTTCGGAGCACGTTGATGGGGTGATTTCTTTGTCGCGGCAAAGGCCGCAGCAAATTCGACCATGGTTTATTAGCTTGCTTGCAACTACAGCGTTTGTGTTGCTGCCCGGTTCCGCGGCTTTCGCGGCCTGCGTGCTGGTTCCATCGGCGGGAAATACCACCTTCACCTGCGATAGCGGCGATTCAGGCGGCAGCCTCACCGACACCAGCGGCGACAATACGCTCACCTTTCCCGCCGGCGGCACCGGCCAGGTGAGTGGCAACGTCACTTTCGGTCCCGGCATGGACCGCATCAACATGCAGTCCGGCATCATTACCGGCACGGTCGACCAGGGCGACGGCACGGATTTCCTCACCATCGGCGGCGGCACTGTCACAGGCAACGTCCAGCAGGGCGCCGGCATCGACGACTTCAACATGAGCGGTGGCCAGATCGGGTCGCTCAACCAGGGCGACGGGCTCGACACCTTCACCATGACGGGAGGGCGCATCGTCGATTTCTTCGACGATGGCGACCGTGCCGTGATGACCGGCGGCCGCATCGGCCGCGTCAACATGAAGCTCGACAAGAACTATTTCAACATGTCCGGAGGCACCATCGACCGCAACCTCGTCACCGGCTTCGACCAGGACACCATCATCCTCTCGGGAGGCACGATCGGCGGCAACATCAGCGTCAGCGGCGGCAATGACAGCGTGACAATCACCGGCGGCACCGTCGGTGGCGACGTGCTGATGAGCTTCGGCTCCGACAATTTCGTCTGGAATGGCGGCGGCATCATCTATGGCGCGGTCGATCTCGGCGCCGACAACGATACCGCCAAGCTCAGCAACCTTACCAACGCCAATCTCGGCGGCACGGATGCCATAAATGGCGGCCTTGGCACCGACACGCTGACCTTCGACAACGTCAAACTGGAGGGGATCGCCCGGGTCCAGAACTGGGAGAGCATCGACGCCAGCAACGACACGCAATTGATGCTCGACGGCAATCTTGTGCTCGGCGACAGCGGCACCGGTACAGGCTCGCTCAGCGTCGATGCTGCGAGCACGCTCTATGGCGGCGGCTTCAACTCGACGATCCAAGCCTTCACGGCGGGCCAGTTGGCTGAGGTCACCAATGCCGGGCGCATCGACCTGACCAACGGCACCACCGGAGCGACCGACCGGCTGACGATTTCGGGCAATTATGTCGGCGCCGGCGGCGTGCTGCTTGTCCAGACCGAACTCGGCGACGACTCTTCCGCGTCCGACAGGCTGGTCCTGTCAGGCGGGACAGCTTCCGGCTCGACCGGCATTTCCGTGGTCAATGTCGGCGGCGCGGGTGCCGCGACCACGCAGGACGGCATCATGCTCGTCCAGGCCATCAACGGCGCCACCTCGGGCGCCTCGACCTTCGCACTTGACGGGCCGGTCGCCGCCGGCGCCTTCGAATACTATCTTTTCAAGGGTGGCGTCAGCGCCGGCAGCGACGAGAACTGGTATCTGCGCTCGACACTGATAACACCGACGTCGCCGGCCGCGGCGCCACCGACGCTCGAGCCCTCGCCACCGGTGGAACCGGTGCCCCCGGCGGCCGAGCCGCCGCCTCCGCCGCCCTCCGAACTGCCGCCGACGCCACCGCCGAGCGAGGGCGACATCAACAATCCGCCGGTCGACCCGACGCCGCCGGTGCAAACCAGCGACCCGCAACCCGAACCACCACCGCCGCCACCACCGGCGCCTCCGGCGGATCCGCCACCGCCGCCACCGGTGGTGCCGACTGCCGTGCCCGACCTGCCGGTGCCGGCGGTCGGTCAGGAAATCGTGCTCTACCGCATCGAGGTGCCGGTCTATTCGGCCTTGCCGCCCGTGGCCGAGCACCTGGCGATGACGACGCTCGGCACTTTCCATGAACGGCGCGGCGAGCAAAGCCTGTTGTCGGACACGGAGTTGTCGCCGGTCTGGGGCCGCATCCATGGCCAGGACGCCAAGATGGGCTGGTCGGGAACAGTGTCGCCATCCTTCGATGGCACCCTGTTCGGCCTGCAGGCGGGCTTCGACGTGTTCGGCCGCGACACCGCCTCGGGCGGAATCGATCGCGCCGGCCTGTTCGTCGCCTATGCCAGCATGAAGGGTGATGTGCGCGGCCAGGCGCTGGGATGGAACGACCTGTCCGTCGGCAGCCTCGACGTCACCGGCACCAGTGTCGGCGGCTACTGGACCCGCATCGGCCAGGGCGGCTGGTATCTGGACGGCGTCCTGATGGCCACCTTCTTCGGGGGCAACGCGACGTCGTCGCGCGACATTGGCATCGATATCGGTGGGACAGGCGTCACAGCTTCACTTGAAGGCGGCTATCCCATTGCGCTGGCGCAGGGCTGGACGCTCGAGCCGCAAGCGCAACTGGTCTGGCAGCATCTGTCGCTGGACGATACCAACGACCGCTTCTCGTCGGTTTCCTTCGGCACCGACGAGAGCGTCAGCGGCCGGCTGGGCGCGCGGCTGCAGGGCGAGACCACGATCAACGGCATGGCGCTGCAGCCTTATCTCAAGGCCAACATCTGGCACGATTTCGGCGGCACCGACCGTGTCAGCTTCGACACCACCGACATCACGACCGAGGGCAGGTCGACCTCGCTCGAGTTCGGCGGCGGCGTCGTTGCCAAGGTGACGGACAAGGTCAGCATCTTCGCCACCGGCGACTACACGACCAATCTCGGCGGCGCCAAGCGCCGCATCCTCGATGGCAATCTGGGAATCAGCGTCAAATGGTGA
- the xylA gene encoding xylose isomerase, translating to MSSGFFGDIQKIKYEGPDSTNPLAYRFYNPDEVVAGKRLEDHLRFAVAYWHSFAWPGGDPFGGQTFDRPWFPKAGGVDTMELAKLKADVAFEMFSLLGAPYFCFHDADVRPEGKDFSESAARLDEIADYFATKMKQTGVKLLWGTANLFSNRRFMSGAATNPDPDVFAYAAATVKSCIDVTKRLKGENYVLWGGREGYETLLNTDLAREQEQAGRFLSLVVDYKHKIGFKGTILIEPKPQEPTKHQYDYDVATVYGFLKRFGLEKEVKLNIEQGHAILAGHSFEHELALANALGVFGSIDMNRNDYQSGWDTDQFPNNVPEMALAYYQVLQAGGFKTGGTNFDAKLRRQSLDPQDLLIGHIGGMDSCARGLKAAARMIEDKALSAPLAERYAGWNSAEAKAMLAGKRTLEEIAERVVKKKIEPQPRSGRQELLENIVNRYV from the coding sequence ATGAGCAGCGGATTTTTCGGCGACATCCAGAAGATCAAATATGAGGGGCCGGATTCGACCAATCCGCTGGCCTATCGCTTCTATAACCCCGACGAGGTCGTCGCCGGCAAGCGGCTGGAAGACCATCTTCGTTTCGCTGTCGCCTACTGGCATTCCTTCGCCTGGCCGGGCGGCGATCCGTTCGGTGGCCAGACCTTCGACCGTCCCTGGTTCCCCAAGGCCGGCGGCGTCGACACGATGGAACTGGCGAAACTCAAGGCCGATGTCGCCTTCGAGATGTTCTCTCTGCTCGGCGCGCCCTATTTCTGCTTCCATGACGCCGATGTCCGGCCCGAGGGCAAGGATTTTTCCGAGAGTGCCGCCCGCCTCGACGAGATCGCCGACTATTTCGCCACCAAGATGAAGCAGACCGGTGTCAAGCTCCTGTGGGGCACGGCGAACCTGTTCTCCAACCGCCGCTTCATGTCGGGTGCCGCCACCAATCCCGATCCGGACGTGTTCGCCTATGCGGCGGCGACGGTGAAGAGCTGCATCGACGTCACCAAGCGGTTGAAGGGCGAGAACTATGTGCTGTGGGGCGGCCGCGAGGGCTACGAGACGCTGCTCAACACCGACCTCGCCCGCGAGCAGGAACAGGCCGGCCGCTTCCTCAGCCTCGTCGTCGACTACAAGCACAAGATCGGCTTCAAGGGCACCATCCTGATCGAGCCGAAACCGCAGGAGCCGACCAAGCACCAATACGATTACGACGTCGCCACCGTCTACGGCTTCCTCAAGCGCTTCGGCCTGGAGAAGGAGGTCAAGCTCAACATCGAGCAGGGCCATGCCATCCTGGCCGGCCATTCGTTCGAGCACGAGCTGGCGCTGGCCAACGCGCTCGGTGTCTTCGGCTCCATCGATATGAACCGCAACGACTACCAGTCGGGTTGGGACACCGATCAGTTCCCCAACAACGTGCCGGAGATGGCGCTGGCCTATTACCAGGTCCTGCAGGCCGGCGGCTTCAAGACCGGCGGCACCAATTTCGACGCCAAGCTGCGCCGCCAGTCGCTCGACCCGCAGGATCTGCTGATCGGCCACATCGGCGGTATGGATTCCTGCGCGCGCGGACTCAAGGCAGCCGCCCGCATGATCGAGGACAAGGCGTTGTCCGCGCCGTTGGCCGAGCGCTACGCCGGCTGGAACAGCGCCGAGGCCAAGGCGATGCTGGCGGGCAAGCGCACGCTGGAGGAGATCGCCGAGCGCGTGGTGAAGAAGAAGATCGAGCCGCAGCCGCGCTCCGGCCGCCAGGAACTGCTGGAGAACATCGTCAACCGTTACGTCTGA
- a CDS encoding tetratricopeptide repeat protein: MAIKDAFDLALSGATQAGFVPYSQAVSQLQCFIGDPVASVDRAIAQDPGFVMAHVFKGYLFGLATEREATAVARACHEAALPLAATTREKAHVSALGHLANGRWHDAARILEDITIETPLDAVALQVGHQIDFFTGNARMLRDRIARALPSWQSGMPGYHAMLGMQAFGLEEMGDYTKAEKLGRMAVEIEPRDGWAQHAVAHVMEMQSRQRDGIAWMRANPEAWTKDSFLQVHNWWHLALFHYDLGETDQVLALYDGPIYGTPSTMALNMVDASALLWRLYLGGVDIGDRWAALAANWPGAGAGDYAFNDAHAMMAFVGAGLDAQARTLLEAQREAMRGSDDNAAFTRDVGYPLTLAIKAFGEGNYAEAIRLIRPIRAIAHRFGGSHAQRDVIDLTLIEAALRGGDRVLARALAAERAMARPDSPLSLLFSRRAADLSEN; encoded by the coding sequence ATGGCGATCAAGGATGCATTCGACCTGGCACTTTCGGGTGCGACGCAAGCGGGATTCGTGCCCTACAGCCAAGCGGTGAGCCAATTGCAGTGCTTCATCGGCGATCCCGTGGCTTCCGTCGATCGCGCCATCGCGCAGGACCCAGGTTTTGTCATGGCGCATGTCTTCAAGGGCTATCTCTTCGGGCTTGCCACCGAGCGTGAGGCGACGGCCGTGGCCAGGGCCTGCCACGAGGCGGCGCTGCCGCTTGCCGCGACAACGCGCGAAAAGGCCCATGTCTCAGCCCTCGGCCACCTCGCCAACGGGCGCTGGCATGATGCCGCCAGGATCCTTGAGGACATCACCATCGAGACCCCACTCGACGCCGTGGCGCTGCAGGTCGGGCACCAGATCGACTTTTTCACCGGCAATGCCCGCATGCTGCGCGACCGCATCGCGCGCGCCTTGCCGTCCTGGCAGAGCGGCATGCCCGGTTACCATGCCATGCTTGGCATGCAGGCCTTCGGGCTGGAGGAGATGGGTGACTATACCAAGGCTGAAAAACTCGGTCGCATGGCGGTCGAGATCGAACCGCGCGACGGCTGGGCGCAACACGCCGTCGCCCATGTGATGGAAATGCAAAGCCGGCAAAGAGACGGCATTGCCTGGATGCGCGCCAACCCCGAAGCCTGGACGAAGGATAGCTTCCTGCAGGTGCACAATTGGTGGCATCTGGCGCTGTTTCACTACGATCTCGGCGAGACCGACCAGGTGCTGGCGCTCTACGACGGGCCGATCTACGGCACACCATCAACAATGGCGCTCAATATGGTCGATGCGTCGGCGCTGCTGTGGCGGCTCTATCTCGGCGGCGTCGATATCGGCGACCGCTGGGCAGCGCTGGCCGCCAATTGGCCGGGGGCCGGCGCCGGCGACTATGCCTTCAACGATGCCCATGCGATGATGGCGTTTGTGGGCGCCGGGCTCGATGCACAGGCCCGGACCTTGCTCGAGGCACAGCGCGAGGCCATGCGTGGCAGCGACGACAACGCCGCCTTCACCCGCGATGTCGGCTATCCCCTGACGCTGGCGATCAAGGCGTTCGGCGAGGGCAACTACGCCGAGGCCATACGCCTGATCCGGCCGATCCGCGCGATCGCCCACCGTTTCGGTGGAAGCCATGCGCAGCGCGACGTCATCGACCTGACGCTGATCGAAGCCGCGCTGCGAGGCGGGGACCGCGTGCTCGCCAGGGCGCTCGCGGCCGAGCGGGCGATGGCGCGACCGGACAGCCCGCTGTCGCTACTGTTTTCACGACGCGCCGCCGATTTGTCAGAGAATTGA
- a CDS encoding nuclear transport factor 2 family protein, protein MTDLNAIAEGYITAWNESDASRRAELLKATFTEDVSYRDPLMQGDGHDGVAALIDGVHQRFAGFRFSLKGAPDGFADKIRFSWNLGPEGTPSMIEGTDIGVIENGRLKSVTGFLDKVPAQ, encoded by the coding sequence ATGACCGACCTCAACGCAATCGCCGAGGGCTACATCACCGCCTGGAACGAAAGCGATGCCAGCCGCCGCGCCGAATTGCTCAAGGCGACCTTCACCGAAGACGTCAGCTATCGCGATCCGCTCATGCAGGGCGACGGCCATGACGGCGTCGCGGCGCTGATCGACGGCGTGCATCAGCGCTTTGCCGGCTTCCGGTTCTCGCTGAAGGGCGCGCCGGACGGGTTTGCCGACAAGATCCGCTTCTCCTGGAATCTCGGCCCGGAAGGCACACCTTCCATGATCGAAGGCACCGACATCGGTGTCATCGAGAACGGCCGCCTGAAGAGCGTCACCGGCTTCCTCGACAAGGTGCCGGCGCAGTGA
- the xylB gene encoding xylulokinase, which translates to MYLGLDLGTSGVKALLMDAGQNVVGSGHGSLDVSRPHPGWSEQDPSHWIRACEDAIGELKASHPKQFAAVKGIGLSGQMHGATLLDAADHVLRPCILWNDTRSHVEASALDADPRFRALTGNIVFPGFTAPKLAWVKNNEPAVFAKVAKVLLPKDFLRLWLAGEHISEMSDSAGTSWLDVGKRRWSAELLAATALDEKQMPSLVEGTQKAGGLRAELASKWGVEAGIPVAGGAGDNAASACGMGTVGAGHAFVSLGTSGVLFAANASYLPNPASAVHTFCHALPNTWHQMGVILSATDSLNWLSEITGKGAGELTAELGDALMAPSGVSFLPYLSGERTPHNDSAIRGSFTGLAHESSRAVLTQAVLEGVAFAFRDSLEALKKAGTTLTRVTAIGGGSRSRYWLKSIATALQVPVDIPADGDFGAAFGAARLGLIAATGADPLAVCSAPRTDATIEPDARLGGAYADAYHRYRALYPAIRGATA; encoded by the coding sequence ATGTATCTCGGCCTCGACCTGGGCACGTCGGGCGTCAAGGCGCTGCTGATGGATGCCGGACAGAATGTCGTCGGCTCCGGCCACGGCTCGCTTGACGTTTCGCGGCCGCATCCCGGCTGGTCCGAACAGGATCCGTCGCACTGGATACGCGCCTGCGAAGACGCGATCGGTGAACTGAAGGCTTCCCATCCCAAGCAGTTCGCGGCGGTCAAAGGCATCGGCCTGTCGGGCCAGATGCACGGCGCCACCTTGCTCGACGCGGCCGATCACGTGCTGCGTCCCTGCATCCTGTGGAACGATACGCGCAGCCATGTCGAGGCGTCGGCACTCGACGCCGACCCGCGCTTCCGCGCGCTGACCGGCAACATCGTTTTCCCTGGCTTCACCGCACCCAAGCTTGCCTGGGTGAAGAACAACGAGCCCGCCGTCTTCGCCAAGGTTGCCAAGGTGCTGCTGCCGAAGGATTTCCTGCGGCTCTGGCTCGCCGGCGAACACATTTCGGAGATGTCGGATTCGGCCGGCACGTCCTGGCTCGATGTCGGCAAGCGCCGCTGGTCGGCCGAACTGCTCGCCGCCACCGCGCTTGACGAGAAGCAGATGCCGTCCCTGGTCGAGGGCACACAGAAGGCCGGCGGGTTGCGTGCCGAATTGGCGTCGAAATGGGGCGTCGAGGCCGGCATCCCGGTTGCCGGCGGCGCCGGCGACAATGCGGCTTCCGCCTGCGGCATGGGCACGGTCGGCGCCGGCCATGCCTTTGTCTCGCTCGGCACGTCGGGCGTGCTGTTTGCCGCCAACGCGTCCTATCTGCCCAACCCGGCAAGCGCGGTCCACACCTTCTGCCATGCGCTGCCCAACACCTGGCATCAGATGGGCGTCATCCTGTCGGCGACCGATTCGCTCAATTGGCTGTCGGAGATCACGGGCAAAGGCGCGGGCGAACTGACCGCTGAACTGGGTGACGCGCTGATGGCGCCGAGCGGCGTGTCCTTCCTGCCCTATCTCTCCGGCGAGCGTACGCCGCACAATGATTCCGCCATTCGCGGTTCCTTCACCGGCCTGGCGCATGAATCGAGCCGCGCGGTGCTGACGCAGGCGGTTCTGGAAGGCGTCGCCTTCGCCTTTCGCGACAGCCTCGAAGCCCTGAAGAAAGCCGGCACCACACTGACGCGGGTGACGGCGATCGGTGGCGGCTCGCGCTCGCGCTACTGGCTGAAATCGATCGCCACCGCGCTGCAGGTGCCGGTGGATATTCCAGCCGACGGCGATTTCGGCGCCGCCTTTGGCGCCGCCAGGCTTGGCCTGATCGCGGCGACCGGTGCCGATCCGCTGGCCGTCTGCTCCGCGCCCAGGACAGATGCCACGATCGAACCGGATGCCAGGCTCGGCGGTGCCTATGCCGATGCGTATCACCGTTACCGGGCGCTGTATCCGGCAATCAGGGGCGCCACGGCGTGA
- a CDS encoding LysE family translocator: protein MSFENWAAFAAASTILLIIPGPTILLVVSYALGQGWRTALPMAVGVALGDFTAMTLSMLGIGALLAASAGVFTILKLIGAFYLVYLGVKLFRAGGALKAEPRTDAVSSAKMMAHAWLVTALNPKSITFFVAFLPQFLDRHADFWTQMLVFETTFLALAFANAFGYALIAARARNVVRNPKAIRVFNRTGGTLLVGAGIATVAMRSGN from the coding sequence ATGTCCTTCGAAAACTGGGCCGCTTTCGCCGCCGCGTCGACGATCCTTCTCATCATTCCGGGACCGACCATTCTGCTGGTCGTGTCTTATGCGCTGGGCCAGGGCTGGCGCACCGCTCTGCCGATGGCCGTCGGCGTGGCGCTCGGCGACTTCACCGCCATGACCTTGTCGATGCTGGGCATCGGCGCGCTGCTCGCCGCATCGGCTGGTGTCTTCACCATCCTGAAGCTGATCGGTGCCTTCTATCTGGTCTATCTCGGCGTGAAACTGTTCCGCGCTGGCGGAGCGCTGAAGGCCGAACCCCGGACCGATGCCGTATCGTCGGCAAAAATGATGGCGCACGCCTGGCTGGTCACCGCGCTCAACCCGAAAAGCATCACCTTCTTCGTTGCTTTCCTGCCGCAGTTCCTCGATCGGCATGCCGACTTCTGGACGCAGATGCTGGTCTTCGAGACCACCTTCCTGGCGCTCGCCTTTGCCAATGCGTTTGGCTATGCGCTGATCGCGGCACGCGCGCGAAACGTCGTGCGCAATCCCAAGGCGATCCGCGTCTTCAACCGCACCGGCGGCACATTGCTGGTTGGTGCCGGCATCGCCACGGTGGCGATGCGTTCGGGCAATTGA
- a CDS encoding GlxA family transcriptional regulator produces MTKNEKPTIFRAEQSPLKVTLLVFSGASIMCVACTVDPLRAANRIAGETLFDFKLVSVTGEAPVTTCGLPVAVSGRFDATEPTDVLVVVAGFGTQNYATSALLAGLRRAARAARACGGVEAGTWLVARAGLLEGRSATTHWEDMEDFSSAFPGVDVRPDRYIIDGPVFTTGGASPTLDLMLHLIRTRLGMAVALDVASAFIYDQARVATDAQPLVSLGRLDGYDPRLAQAIRLMEAHVDQPLTIEAIAKRAGVTARTLESIFRKSIGETPGAYYLRLRLGAARRLVVDTRVAMADIAGRTGFSSAAAFSRAFSRAFGEAPVRLRRG; encoded by the coding sequence GTGACAAAAAACGAAAAACCGACAATCTTTCGCGCCGAACAGTCGCCGCTCAAGGTGACGCTGCTGGTGTTTTCCGGCGCATCCATCATGTGCGTGGCGTGCACCGTCGACCCGCTGCGTGCCGCCAACCGTATTGCCGGCGAAACCCTGTTCGACTTCAAACTGGTTTCGGTGACCGGGGAAGCGCCGGTCACCACATGCGGCCTGCCCGTGGCGGTCAGCGGCCGGTTCGATGCGACGGAGCCAACCGATGTCCTGGTCGTGGTCGCGGGCTTCGGCACACAGAACTATGCCACGTCGGCCTTGCTCGCCGGCCTGCGCCGCGCGGCGCGGGCGGCTCGCGCCTGCGGCGGCGTCGAGGCGGGCACATGGCTGGTGGCGCGCGCCGGCCTGCTGGAGGGGCGCAGCGCCACGACGCATTGGGAGGACATGGAGGATTTTTCGTCGGCCTTTCCCGGGGTCGACGTGCGCCCCGACCGGTACATCATCGATGGGCCGGTATTCACCACCGGCGGCGCCTCGCCGACGCTGGACCTGATGCTGCACCTGATCCGCACCCGGCTCGGCATGGCCGTGGCGCTCGATGTGGCAAGCGCGTTCATCTACGACCAGGCACGGGTAGCGACCGACGCGCAGCCGCTGGTCTCGCTTGGCCGGCTCGACGGCTACGATCCACGCCTGGCGCAGGCGATCCGGCTGATGGAAGCGCATGTCGACCAGCCGCTGACCATAGAAGCCATAGCAAAGCGCGCCGGCGTGACGGCCCGGACCCTGGAAAGTATTTTTCGCAAGTCGATCGGCGAGACGCCTGGCGCCTATTATCTGAGGCTTCGCCTGGGCGCGGCGCGCCGGCTGGTGGTCGACACCAGGGTGGCGATGGCGGATATTGCCGGGCGGACGGGATTCTCATCCGCCGCGGCGTTTTCCAGAGCGTTTTCAAGAGCATTTGGCGAAGCCCCGGTCAGGCTTCGTCGGGGTTAA
- a CDS encoding GNAT family N-acetyltransferase has translation MANGQITVRKARLSDLVALKKVLRETFEGTWLPHITQASARRYVETDLGGRYVQESWPEFTIAEIGGEIAGLIHWRGDFIEALHVRASRQGQGVGGSLLAHAEQAIRADGFRQARLETDTFNERAQSVYKALGYVEKDRYPDDEWDSGFTTVLFEKRLG, from the coding sequence ATGGCAAACGGACAGATCACGGTGCGCAAGGCGCGGCTGAGCGATCTCGTGGCTCTCAAAAAGGTGCTGCGGGAGACGTTCGAGGGCACCTGGCTGCCGCACATTACCCAGGCATCGGCGCGGCGCTATGTCGAGACCGATCTTGGCGGGCGCTATGTCCAGGAGAGCTGGCCGGAATTCACCATTGCCGAGATCGGCGGCGAGATTGCCGGCCTGATCCACTGGCGCGGCGATTTCATCGAGGCTTTGCATGTCAGGGCCAGCCGTCAGGGCCAGGGCGTAGGCGGCAGTCTGCTGGCGCACGCCGAACAGGCTATCCGCGCTGACGGATTCCGCCAGGCTCGGCTCGAGACCGATACGTTCAACGAGCGCGCCCAGAGCGTCTACAAGGCGCTCGGCTACGTCGAAAAAGATCGCTATCCGGATGACGAATGGGACAGCGGTTTCACAACCGTTCTGTTCGAGAAGCGGCTGGGCTGA
- a CDS encoding L,D-transpeptidase translates to MRELPQGLTPPRNGDAIETDHHLSRRAVLSGAGALALLSAAGCSTSGGGMPALELDNTVTGSVPPMRPAISVDKNITSPDLMYAALTDNGFNVPEVPYLKVKPEFRRQIVVDTTGEAPGTIVVHLKERMLYLVQPDGDAIRYGVGIGKDGFRWSGRANIQYGREWPTWTPPPEMIQRKPELVKWQGGQPGGLTNPLGARALYIYQDGKDTGYRIHGSPEWWSIGQAMSSGCVRLINQDIIDLYSRVSKKNPVVVM, encoded by the coding sequence ATGCGTGAGTTGCCGCAAGGTCTGACGCCGCCACGAAACGGCGACGCAATCGAAACCGATCATCATCTTTCCCGCCGCGCCGTCCTTTCGGGGGCAGGCGCGCTGGCGCTGCTCAGCGCCGCCGGTTGCTCGACTTCCGGCGGCGGCATGCCGGCGCTTGAACTCGACAATACGGTCACCGGTTCCGTACCGCCGATGCGGCCGGCGATCAGCGTCGACAAGAACATCACCAGCCCCGACCTGATGTATGCCGCGTTGACGGACAACGGTTTCAACGTGCCCGAGGTGCCGTATCTGAAGGTCAAGCCGGAATTCCGCCGTCAGATCGTCGTGGACACGACCGGCGAAGCGCCCGGCACCATCGTCGTCCATCTCAAGGAGCGCATGCTCTATCTCGTCCAGCCGGATGGCGACGCGATCCGCTATGGGGTCGGCATCGGCAAGGACGGCTTCCGCTGGTCCGGCCGCGCCAACATCCAGTATGGCCGAGAATGGCCGACCTGGACACCGCCACCCGAAATGATCCAGCGTAAGCCCGAACTGGTGAAGTGGCAGGGCGGCCAACCCGGCGGCCTCACCAACCCGCTTGGGGCGCGCGCGCTCTACATCTACCAGGACGGCAAGGATACTGGCTACCGCATCCACGGCTCGCCCGAATGGTGGAGCATCGGCCAGGCGATGTCGTCGGGCTGCGTGCGCCTGATCAACCAGGACATCATCGACCTCTACAGCCGCGTTTCGAAGAAAAACCCGGTCGTCGTCATGTGA